From the Alkalispirochaeta americana genome, one window contains:
- a CDS encoding PrsW family glutamic-type intramembrane protease — protein MSGAFLGVNIPMLLFSTILVVQLVPGSHWGDLLPGACAAAGALLIFLGVRQFFPGTSLWLPRGETLIRLFLIALVEELAKYCAVAPWRRLHPPGRAALRGFGFASAENLLFLFLSPGIFLRRIFLAGALHSTTALLYGRPWAYVRDRRNARSRPRAGARGEKTHPYQGPAPLLDSLILLAGTGLHFSYNLLVLGVDAYPPI, from the coding sequence GTGAGCGGAGCTTTTCTGGGGGTAAACATCCCGATGCTCCTGTTCTCGACCATCCTGGTGGTGCAACTCGTCCCGGGAAGCCACTGGGGCGACCTGCTTCCCGGAGCCTGCGCCGCAGCGGGGGCACTCCTTATCTTTCTGGGTGTGCGCCAGTTCTTTCCTGGAACTTCCCTCTGGCTTCCTCGCGGAGAAACCCTGATACGGCTCTTTCTGATCGCTCTGGTGGAGGAACTGGCCAAATATTGTGCCGTGGCACCCTGGCGCCGTCTTCACCCTCCGGGACGAGCAGCATTGCGAGGCTTCGGCTTTGCTTCGGCAGAGAACCTTCTTTTCCTGTTCCTTTCCCCGGGCATTTTCCTGCGTCGCATCTTCCTGGCGGGGGCACTCCATAGCACCACCGCCCTCCTCTATGGCCGTCCCTGGGCCTATGTTCGGGATCGTCGGAATGCCCGCAGCCGCCCCCGGGCAGGGGCCCGAGGCGAGAAGACCCATCCCTACCAGGGCCCGGCCCCCCTGCTGGATTCGCTGATTCTTCTGGCCGGAACGGGGCTCCACTTTTCCTACAATCTTCTCGTCCTGGGGGTTGACGCATATCCGCCGATTTGA
- a CDS encoding NADase-type glycan-binding domain-containing protein, with product MKAVIRKLGVVVSLFLIGAIVYGMDWYDELRDSFGREESVKVGHSEGNLYWRENMVLVHRDFDDIPISEMELNTDSGFLEVKILGSTMHVILGDEYILVADVDPLEHQAVSEIDGQPLGVTSPHFFEHRQSAEQNPREFIRSFGIPYSALDVSITSSNYMIEMVRGKRVEYSGEYLSDYLYHISLRGPYGGGHNPLIYPWVEDVEGPGIGEWIQIDISEGRDRFYVLNGFVDPYRPHLYKMNSRVKAATVIGTTEDGRSLEQQVRFLDFVYFKTIQFPEPVVSMRLVIDSAYPGSRWQDTAISAIMPPHDTLNTSERAEIFGRWWENYWESSE from the coding sequence ATGAAAGCTGTAATTCGTAAACTCGGGGTTGTGGTGAGTTTGTTTCTGATTGGAGCCATCGTGTACGGAATGGACTGGTACGACGAGCTTCGCGATTCATTTGGGCGGGAAGAATCGGTTAAGGTGGGGCATTCAGAGGGGAACCTTTACTGGCGAGAAAACATGGTGCTTGTTCACCGTGATTTTGATGATATTCCAATTTCCGAGATGGAGCTCAACACTGATTCCGGGTTTCTTGAAGTAAAGATTCTCGGATCTACGATGCACGTAATACTAGGGGACGAATACATCCTGGTTGCTGATGTGGATCCGCTTGAACATCAGGCCGTATCAGAGATAGACGGGCAACCCCTCGGGGTAACAAGCCCACATTTTTTCGAACACCGCCAGAGCGCAGAGCAGAATCCACGTGAGTTTATTCGGTCGTTTGGGATTCCCTATTCCGCGCTGGATGTCTCGATTACCAGTAGCAACTATATGATCGAGATGGTTCGGGGAAAAAGGGTTGAATATAGCGGAGAGTATCTCAGTGATTATCTATATCACATAAGCTTGCGGGGACCCTATGGCGGAGGGCACAACCCCCTTATCTACCCCTGGGTTGAGGATGTCGAAGGCCCCGGTATCGGCGAGTGGATTCAGATTGACATCAGCGAGGGTCGCGACCGGTTCTACGTGCTCAACGGGTTTGTGGATCCTTATCGCCCGCATCTGTACAAAATGAACAGCCGGGTGAAGGCTGCGACTGTGATCGGCACCACCGAGGACGGGCGCAGTCTGGAGCAGCAGGTGCGGTTTCTGGATTTTGTGTACTTCAAAACCATTCAGTTTCCCGAACCGGTAGTCTCCATGCGGCTGGTTATCGACAGTGCCTACCCTGGGTCACGCTGGCAGGATACGGCAATTTCCGCCATCATGCCGCCCCATGATACGCTGAATACGTCGGAGCGTGCAGAAATATTCGGACGCTGGTGGGAGAACTACTGGGAGAGTAGTGAATGA